The following are encoded in a window of Lactobacillus panisapium genomic DNA:
- a CDS encoding PTS sugar transporter subunit IIA — translation MSQFIIATHSYLANGYQSSLKFFDSSVNNVQFINAYVDEQTNFTDELSQMLDQMPNEQVIILTDMPGGSVNREAVNLIKKYHCQVISGINLALVLELVLNADQTLSDETIRLAVSQAQKQLVYVNDLLKEDDLE, via the coding sequence ATGAGCCAATTTATCATAGCTACCCATAGTTATTTAGCAAACGGGTATCAGAGTTCACTCAAGTTCTTTGATAGCTCAGTTAATAATGTGCAATTTATTAATGCTTACGTTGATGAGCAAACTAATTTTACTGATGAATTAAGTCAAATGTTAGATCAGATGCCAAATGAGCAAGTAATAATTTTAACTGATATGCCTGGAGGAAGCGTAAATCGCGAAGCAGTTAATTTAATTAAGAAATATCACTGCCAAGTAATTAGCGGAATTAATTTGGCCTTAGTACTAGAACTTGTGTTAAATGCTGACCAAACATTGTCAGATGAAACGATTCGTTTAGCTGTTAGTCAGGCTCAAAAGCAACTCGTATACGTAAATGATTTGTTGAAGGAGGATGATTTGGAATGA
- a CDS encoding GntR family transcriptional regulator, producing MKAKYQKVEDFFIEKINKGILKAGDKLPPEITISAKYGYSRMTVNKAMKDLEKQGYVTRIAGRGTFVKEKSVLRLLTDNISFSDIIKQQRMTPGSTLISYNLLPSSKVPSATEFETPINKFHHTVRLRTGDDKPIAITEDYLNADLITNIDFNLLTTSLYSYLKKLKLPVIQNFVEIKAVRATKEQQKALNLDVDFLLMTLANADTITASNQRVPLGVFVSYYNPDFYTYRFNEAQQ from the coding sequence GTGAAAGCTAAATATCAAAAAGTAGAAGATTTTTTTATTGAAAAAATCAATAAGGGCATACTTAAAGCCGGAGATAAGTTGCCACCTGAAATTACAATCAGCGCAAAATATGGCTATAGTCGAATGACCGTCAACAAGGCAATGAAGGACTTAGAGAAACAAGGCTATGTTACACGTATTGCTGGTCGCGGCACTTTTGTCAAAGAAAAAAGTGTTTTACGCCTATTAACTGATAACATCAGTTTTAGCGACATCATTAAACAGCAACGAATGACTCCAGGATCCACGCTTATTTCATACAATTTATTACCCAGTAGCAAAGTTCCTTCGGCAACTGAATTTGAAACGCCAATTAATAAATTTCACCATACTGTAAGACTGCGCACTGGTGATGATAAGCCGATTGCAATTACGGAAGACTACTTGAATGCGGATTTAATCACTAATATTGACTTCAACCTTCTAACAACCTCACTTTATTCCTATTTAAAGAAGCTAAAGTTACCAGTTATTCAGAACTTTGTTGAAATTAAGGCAGTAAGAGCAACTAAAGAGCAACAGAAGGCCTTAAATTTAGACGTCGATTTTTTATTAATGACGCTTGCTAATGCAGATACAATCACTGCCAGTAATCAACGTGTCCCTCTTGGCGTGTTTGTTTCTTATTACAATCCCGATTTTTATACTTATCGTTTCAATGAAGCACAACAATAA
- a CDS encoding GntR family transcriptional regulator → MSAIRKEELVAKDIQYKIDQGLISSGQKLSERCIAKEYAISRGTARTALQRLEKEGLIKSKQAVGYFINQPKKEPLLNFINYFSDKFAALSMPNEAQTINILSTKLIDTDKELSEKLKVVLGTIFLLVSLQILETDANNYTLCHVFIPAKKSSTVNEEQIMALIKRQLQLAIDAEVTMNLSFADDNTASFLHVPNHNPLLTTSTIFKDKNNQTCLFLEQSSDANHAVSIMPSEIISRKLGTFNE, encoded by the coding sequence TTGTCAGCTATCAGAAAAGAAGAATTAGTAGCAAAAGATATTCAATATAAAATCGACCAGGGATTAATCAGCAGTGGACAAAAGCTGTCAGAACGCTGTATTGCCAAAGAATATGCCATTTCTCGCGGAACAGCGAGAACAGCGTTGCAAAGATTAGAAAAAGAAGGGTTGATTAAATCTAAACAAGCTGTTGGCTACTTCATCAATCAACCCAAAAAAGAACCATTATTAAACTTTATTAATTATTTTTCTGATAAGTTTGCCGCTCTTTCGATGCCCAATGAGGCTCAAACCATTAATATTCTTTCCACCAAATTAATTGATACTGACAAAGAATTGTCCGAAAAGTTAAAGGTAGTTTTAGGAACCATCTTCTTATTAGTGTCGCTGCAAATATTAGAAACTGATGCCAACAATTACACACTTTGTCATGTTTTTATTCCGGCGAAAAAATCTTCTACTGTTAATGAAGAACAGATTATGGCTTTAATTAAAAGGCAGCTACAATTAGCAATTGATGCCGAAGTAACTATGAACCTTAGCTTTGCTGATGATAACACAGCAAGCTTCCTGCATGTGCCTAATCACAATCCGCTATTAACTACAAGCACAATTTTTAAGGACAAAAATAATCAAACATGTTTATTTTTAGAACAGTCCAGTGATGCCAATCACGCCGTTAGCATCATGCCGTCAGAAATTATTAGCAGAAAGCTTGGTACATTTAATGAATAA